A stretch of Castanea sativa cultivar Marrone di Chiusa Pesio chromosome 2, ASM4071231v1 DNA encodes these proteins:
- the LOC142623403 gene encoding protein SIEVE ELEMENT OCCLUSION B-like isoform X2, producing MGSKLVPSSVQQSELSVLTMSDHDIMNHIYATHVHGDEKFDVESLFVLIENILKRATLIVDHVALMQCKTPGEEIAHKTTMSILNKLSSYSWDAKAVLTLAAFALEYGDFWLLAQLHPSDQLAKSIGILKRVPVILRRPGLQKHRRALVELNNLIKATLEVIECIFELEKLSIYDTRDVPALLIAMDRIPVDVYWAIITVVACSTKMCGLTNEEEQVQELSHFAQKLNIVLSILKKQIQLCKQQIEDLEAHRKIKKLLQTPNEIMEVFKALIYAKNNLQLLIDGSTQKTVSIEVLKKKNILLFISGVDISVDEISILKPIYDAIRKEEQYEIVWIPIVDQWNDDTRKKFEMLKSKMPWYVVQYFSPIAGIRFIREEWHFKNKPIIVVMNPKGKVECPNAIHMIRVWGMRAFPFSSSVEEALSNGRDWMGSVVTGINPNLHNWIKEEKYIFFYGGKDKEWIQQFTKIANALANDPVIKDARVSIELLCVGQSNKGEDDHSILGHFWNRIDSFFFSKTQRKSEPDPVTHEIQKLLSYKNESGWAVLSKGSRVVVSGHGTSFLKVLEEFEKWKEYVRQIGFEVCFKEYHDKLLHTTRRCCRVDIPITTGKIPEHMKCPECPRVMEAYISFKCCHIDGAMNGLH from the exons ATGGGCAGCAAGTTGGTGCCAAGTTCAGTACAACAAAGTGAGCTGAGCGTGTTAACCATGTCCGACCACGACATCATGAACCACATTTATGCAACCCATGTTCATGGTGACGAAAAGTTTGATGTTGAGTCTCTTTTCGTTCTCATCGAAAACATCCTTAAGCGTGCCACACTGATTGTTGACCATGTTGCACTG ATGCAATGCAAGACTCCTGGTGAGGAAATTGCGCACAAAACAACAATGTCAATACTTAACAAACTGTCAAGCTATTCGTGGGATGCAAAGGCAGTGCTCACACTTGCTGCTTTTGCTTTGGAATATGGGGATTTCTGGCTACTTGCCCAACTTCACCCATCAGACCAACTCGCCAAATCAATAGGGATCTTAAAGCGAGTACCTGTTATCTTAAGGCGCCCAGGCCTTCAAAAACATCGAAGAGCGTTGGTTGAACTTAACAACCTGATCAAGGCCACATTGGAAGTGATAGAGTGCATCTTCGAGTTGGAGAAGCTATCTATCTATGATACAAGGGATGTACCTGCATTGTTAATTGCCATGGACCGTATTCCAGTGGATGTCTATTGGGCTATCATAACGGTTGTAGCTTGCTCAACTAAGATGTGTGGACTCACTAACGAAGA GGAGCAGGTGCAGGAACTATCCCACTTTGCTCAGAAGCTCAACATTGTCCTCAGCATATTAAAGAAGCAGATTCAACTTTGCAAACAACAAATAG AGGATCTGGAGGCTCATCGAAAGATCAAGAAACTCTTACAAACCCCTAATGAGATTATGGAGGTTTTCAAGGCGCTTATTTATGCCAAGAATAATCTGCAGCTGCTCATTGATGGTTCTACTCAAAAAACG GTGAGCATTGAAgtgttaaaaaagaagaatattctCTTGTTCATTTCGGGCGTGGACATCTCTGTTGATGAAATTTCGATCTTAAAGCCAATTTATGATGCAATAAGGAAGGAGGAGCAGTATGAGATTGTATGGATCCCGATTGTTGACCAATGGAACGATGACACGCGTAAGAAGTTTGAGATGCTCAAGTCCAAGATGCCATGGTACGTAGTGCAGTACTTTTCACCCATAGCTGGTATCAGGTTCATCAGAGAGGAGTGGCACTTCAAGAACAAGCCTATTATCGTGGTGATGAACCCAAAAGGGAAGGTGGAATGCCCAAATGCAATCCATATGATTCGGGTATGGGGAATGAGGGCATTTCCTTTCAGTAGCTCTGTTGAAGAAGCTCTATCAAATGGAAGAGACTGGATGGGATCCGTAGTGACTGGCATAAACCCAAATTTACATAATTGG ATCAAAGAGGAGAAGTACATTTTTTTCTATGGTGGCAAGGACAAGGAGTGGATTCAACAATTCACTAAAATTGCAAATGCCCTTGCAAACGATCCAGTGATAAAGGATGCAAGGGTTTCTATAGAGTTGCTTTGTGTTGGACAGAGCAACAAAGGTGAGGATGACCATAGTATCTTAGGGCATTTCTGGAACCGTATAGAtagctttttcttttccaaaacaCAGAGGAAAAGTGAACCCGACCCTGTGACACATGAAATCCAAAAGCTGCTTTCGTACAAGAATGAGAGTGGATGGGCTGTGCTTAGTAAAGGGTCTAGAGTGGTGGTGAGTGGACACGGGACCTCATTTTTGAAGGTGTTAGAGGAGTTTGAGAAATGGAAAGAGTACGTGCGCCAAATAGGCTTCGAAGTTTGCTTCAAGGAGTACCATGACAAGCTTCTTCACACTACTCGACGTTGTTGCCGTGTGGATATCCCCATTACTACTGGAAAGATCCCAGAGCATATGAAATGTCCCGAGTGTCCACGAGTCATGGAGGCCTATATTAGTTTCAAGTGTTGCCACATTGACGGTGCTATGAATGGACTGCATTAG
- the LOC142623403 gene encoding protein SIEVE ELEMENT OCCLUSION B-like isoform X1 yields the protein MGSKLVPSSVQQSELSVLTMSDHDIMNHIYATHVHGDEKFDVESLFVLIENILKRATLIVDHVALGTQVHLESLEDKTPKANFNPPLCTLKRISSEMQCKTPGEEIAHKTTMSILNKLSSYSWDAKAVLTLAAFALEYGDFWLLAQLHPSDQLAKSIGILKRVPVILRRPGLQKHRRALVELNNLIKATLEVIECIFELEKLSIYDTRDVPALLIAMDRIPVDVYWAIITVVACSTKMCGLTNEEEQVQELSHFAQKLNIVLSILKKQIQLCKQQIEDLEAHRKIKKLLQTPNEIMEVFKALIYAKNNLQLLIDGSTQKTVSIEVLKKKNILLFISGVDISVDEISILKPIYDAIRKEEQYEIVWIPIVDQWNDDTRKKFEMLKSKMPWYVVQYFSPIAGIRFIREEWHFKNKPIIVVMNPKGKVECPNAIHMIRVWGMRAFPFSSSVEEALSNGRDWMGSVVTGINPNLHNWIKEEKYIFFYGGKDKEWIQQFTKIANALANDPVIKDARVSIELLCVGQSNKGEDDHSILGHFWNRIDSFFFSKTQRKSEPDPVTHEIQKLLSYKNESGWAVLSKGSRVVVSGHGTSFLKVLEEFEKWKEYVRQIGFEVCFKEYHDKLLHTTRRCCRVDIPITTGKIPEHMKCPECPRVMEAYISFKCCHIDGAMNGLH from the exons ATGGGCAGCAAGTTGGTGCCAAGTTCAGTACAACAAAGTGAGCTGAGCGTGTTAACCATGTCCGACCACGACATCATGAACCACATTTATGCAACCCATGTTCATGGTGACGAAAAGTTTGATGTTGAGTCTCTTTTCGTTCTCATCGAAAACATCCTTAAGCGTGCCACACTGATTGTTGACCATGTTGCACTG GGTACCCAAGTACACTTGGAGAGCTTGGAAGACAAGACCCCTAAGGCCAACTTTAATCCACCATTGTGTACACTGAAGAGAATTTCCAGCGAG ATGCAATGCAAGACTCCTGGTGAGGAAATTGCGCACAAAACAACAATGTCAATACTTAACAAACTGTCAAGCTATTCGTGGGATGCAAAGGCAGTGCTCACACTTGCTGCTTTTGCTTTGGAATATGGGGATTTCTGGCTACTTGCCCAACTTCACCCATCAGACCAACTCGCCAAATCAATAGGGATCTTAAAGCGAGTACCTGTTATCTTAAGGCGCCCAGGCCTTCAAAAACATCGAAGAGCGTTGGTTGAACTTAACAACCTGATCAAGGCCACATTGGAAGTGATAGAGTGCATCTTCGAGTTGGAGAAGCTATCTATCTATGATACAAGGGATGTACCTGCATTGTTAATTGCCATGGACCGTATTCCAGTGGATGTCTATTGGGCTATCATAACGGTTGTAGCTTGCTCAACTAAGATGTGTGGACTCACTAACGAAGA GGAGCAGGTGCAGGAACTATCCCACTTTGCTCAGAAGCTCAACATTGTCCTCAGCATATTAAAGAAGCAGATTCAACTTTGCAAACAACAAATAG AGGATCTGGAGGCTCATCGAAAGATCAAGAAACTCTTACAAACCCCTAATGAGATTATGGAGGTTTTCAAGGCGCTTATTTATGCCAAGAATAATCTGCAGCTGCTCATTGATGGTTCTACTCAAAAAACG GTGAGCATTGAAgtgttaaaaaagaagaatattctCTTGTTCATTTCGGGCGTGGACATCTCTGTTGATGAAATTTCGATCTTAAAGCCAATTTATGATGCAATAAGGAAGGAGGAGCAGTATGAGATTGTATGGATCCCGATTGTTGACCAATGGAACGATGACACGCGTAAGAAGTTTGAGATGCTCAAGTCCAAGATGCCATGGTACGTAGTGCAGTACTTTTCACCCATAGCTGGTATCAGGTTCATCAGAGAGGAGTGGCACTTCAAGAACAAGCCTATTATCGTGGTGATGAACCCAAAAGGGAAGGTGGAATGCCCAAATGCAATCCATATGATTCGGGTATGGGGAATGAGGGCATTTCCTTTCAGTAGCTCTGTTGAAGAAGCTCTATCAAATGGAAGAGACTGGATGGGATCCGTAGTGACTGGCATAAACCCAAATTTACATAATTGG ATCAAAGAGGAGAAGTACATTTTTTTCTATGGTGGCAAGGACAAGGAGTGGATTCAACAATTCACTAAAATTGCAAATGCCCTTGCAAACGATCCAGTGATAAAGGATGCAAGGGTTTCTATAGAGTTGCTTTGTGTTGGACAGAGCAACAAAGGTGAGGATGACCATAGTATCTTAGGGCATTTCTGGAACCGTATAGAtagctttttcttttccaaaacaCAGAGGAAAAGTGAACCCGACCCTGTGACACATGAAATCCAAAAGCTGCTTTCGTACAAGAATGAGAGTGGATGGGCTGTGCTTAGTAAAGGGTCTAGAGTGGTGGTGAGTGGACACGGGACCTCATTTTTGAAGGTGTTAGAGGAGTTTGAGAAATGGAAAGAGTACGTGCGCCAAATAGGCTTCGAAGTTTGCTTCAAGGAGTACCATGACAAGCTTCTTCACACTACTCGACGTTGTTGCCGTGTGGATATCCCCATTACTACTGGAAAGATCCCAGAGCATATGAAATGTCCCGAGTGTCCACGAGTCATGGAGGCCTATATTAGTTTCAAGTGTTGCCACATTGACGGTGCTATGAATGGACTGCATTAG